Within the Rickettsia rickettsii genome, the region ATGGCTGCTCGCAATGACAGGAAAATCTATCCACTCGGGCAATATCTTCAAAGGAATAGCATCAAGAACTCAATTTCTCCTTTAAAAGCTGATTCACAAGCGTCGGATTAGCCTTACCGTCGGTTTTTTTCATTACCTGCCCTACAAAGAAACCGAATAATTTATCCTTACCACTTCTATAACCCTCTACTGATTCAGGATTTTCAGCTATTACCTCGTCAATTACCGTGTTTAGCACGTTATTATCCGAAACTTGTACAAGTCCTTTTTCTTCTATTATTTTATCAGGTGCTTTACCGGTTTCAAACATAATTTCAAAAACGGTTTTTGCAATTTTACCGGAAATAGTATCATTTTCTATTAATTTTACCAGTTTTGCAAAGTTACTAGGGGTAATTTTGCATTCATTTATTCCTATCGATGCTTTATTTAATTGGCCAAATAATTCACTAGTTAGCCAATTAGTAAGCATTTTAGGGTTACATTCATTTGCTGCTTTCTCAAAATACTCAGCAACCGATTCATCGGCTACTATTACTTCGGCATCATATTTACTTAAGCTAAATTCCTTCGTATATTTTTCAATCTTTTGATCAGGTAGCTCAGGTAAATTTGCTTTTAGCTCATTTATTAACTCATCAGAAATAACAAGCGGTAATAAATCGGGATCAGGAAAATATCTATAATCAAGTGCTTCTTCTTTTAAACGCATAGTTCTTGTTTCGCCGCTATCGGCATTAAATAGGCGTGTTTCTTGAATTATTTCTTCACCGCTTTCAAGCAAGTCAACTTGTCTTTTAGCTTCAAATTCTATTGCTTTAATGATGTTACGAATTGAATTAATATTTTTAATTTCGCATCTTGTGCCGAGCGGTTCGCCGCTACGTCTTACTGAAATATTAGCATCGCAACGCATCGAGCCTTTTTCCATATCACCGTCACAGCTGCCAATATAACGTAACAAATTTCTTAGCTTTTTTACAAATTCAGCTGCTTCTTCCGGTGATGATATATCAGGTTCGGTCACAATTTCCATAAGTCCAATACCGGCACGATTCAAATCGATAAAGCTGTAATGTGGTGATTGATCATGCATAGATTTACCCGCATCTTGCTCTAAATGCAAACGGTTAATACGAATAGTTTTAAGATCGCCGGTACTAGTTGGTATTTCCATAGTGCCGTTTTGTACTATAGGATAGTAAAATTGCGAAATTTGGTAACCTTGCGGCAGATCGGCATAAAAATAATTTTTACGGTCAAATACCGAATATTTATTTATTTTAGCTTTAAGCCCA harbors:
- the gatB gene encoding Asp-tRNA(Asn)/Glu-tRNA(Gln) amidotransferase subunit GatB, with amino-acid sequence MAYIEGNTGKWEYVIGLEIHAQISSKSKLFSGSSTIFAANPNSQVSYVDAAMPGMLPVLNKHCVHQAIKTGLGLKAKINKYSVFDRKNYFYADLPQGYQISQFYYPIVQNGTMEIPTSTGDLKTIRINRLHLEQDAGKSMHDQSPHYSFIDLNRAGIGLMEIVTEPDISSPEEAAEFVKKLRNLLRYIGSCDGDMEKGSMRCDANISVRRSGEPLGTRCEIKNINSIRNIIKAIEFEAKRQVDLLESGEEIIQETRLFNADSGETRTMRLKEEALDYRYFPDPDLLPLVISDELINELKANLPELPDQKIEKYTKEFSLSKYDAEVIVADESVAEYFEKAANECNPKMLTNWLTSELFGQLNKASIGINECKITPSNFAKLVKLIENDTISGKIAKTVFEIMFETGKAPDKIIEEKGLVQVSDNNVLNTVIDEVIAENPESVEGYRSGKDKLFGFFVGQVMKKTDGKANPTLVNQLLKEKLSS